The Pseudofrankia inefficax genome window below encodes:
- a CDS encoding LCP family protein: MSYPTTLPPHLSPRDDGGQGRRGRGGGRRAVRILLGLVSVLVLLISVGGWAQYTYANGNVHHISLNLGGNRPDKTFGVSNYLLVGTDSRAGSGDAYGGSQVLGQRSDSTILIHLAKDGSTTMVSFPRDTLVTIPAYTDGKGKHHAAHKDKFNSAISDGGPTLLVSLVEGLTGMRVDHYVSMDLAGFKQITNAIGGVDVCVLPSSFREYVEEDHKYSTNTNDPMSGWLGGPGTVHVNGDQALAFVRQRHGLSTQGDLDRIHRQQQFMGAVFRKASSSDILTNPIKLEALISAATSALTLDDNTSITDLKGLALSMKGVASGSMHVETLPTHPPTVAEGGNPKDGTLAPYGAVQIYNPVDLAKIVVPLGGHVDGVTLDDTAAPSTPDPGATPGPVTVPPAQVSVAVYNGSMTKGLASKVTTALVGKGFQATTAGNADALTYTTSRVIYGTGQQQAAWTVQAAVPGSIARLDPSVKGIHLILGAQYTGVVTPTAAGSGSTPAAAPTTQAPQGPPAPPNCTI, translated from the coding sequence GTGTCCTACCCGACAACGCTTCCGCCCCATCTCAGCCCCAGGGACGACGGTGGCCAAGGCCGGCGTGGACGCGGCGGTGGCCGGCGGGCGGTACGAATCCTGCTGGGCCTCGTGTCGGTCCTCGTACTGCTGATCAGCGTCGGCGGCTGGGCCCAGTACACCTACGCCAACGGCAACGTGCACCACATCTCGCTGAACCTGGGCGGCAACCGGCCGGACAAGACGTTCGGGGTGTCGAACTACCTGCTGGTCGGCACCGACAGTCGGGCCGGCAGCGGCGACGCGTACGGCGGCTCCCAGGTGCTTGGCCAGCGGTCGGACTCGACGATCCTGATTCACCTGGCCAAGGACGGGTCCACGACGATGGTCTCGTTCCCGCGCGACACCCTCGTCACGATCCCGGCGTACACCGACGGGAAGGGCAAGCACCACGCGGCGCACAAGGACAAGTTCAACTCGGCGATCTCCGACGGCGGGCCCACCCTGCTGGTGAGCCTGGTCGAGGGCCTGACCGGGATGCGGGTCGACCACTACGTGTCAATGGACCTCGCGGGCTTCAAGCAGATCACCAACGCGATCGGTGGCGTCGACGTCTGTGTGCTGCCGTCGAGCTTCCGGGAGTACGTCGAAGAGGATCACAAGTACAGCACCAACACGAACGACCCGATGAGCGGCTGGCTCGGCGGCCCCGGAACCGTCCACGTGAACGGCGACCAGGCACTCGCCTTCGTCCGCCAGCGCCACGGGCTGTCCACGCAGGGCGACCTGGACCGGATCCACCGCCAGCAGCAGTTCATGGGCGCGGTGTTCCGCAAGGCCTCCAGCAGTGACATCCTGACGAACCCGATCAAGCTGGAGGCGTTGATCTCGGCGGCGACCTCGGCGCTGACCCTCGACGACAACACCAGCATCACCGACCTCAAGGGCCTGGCCCTGTCGATGAAGGGCGTGGCGTCGGGCTCCATGCACGTGGAGACCCTGCCGACGCACCCGCCGACCGTCGCCGAGGGTGGCAACCCCAAGGACGGGACGCTCGCCCCGTACGGCGCGGTGCAGATCTACAACCCGGTTGACCTCGCCAAGATCGTCGTACCGCTCGGCGGCCACGTCGACGGCGTCACCCTCGACGACACGGCCGCGCCCTCGACGCCCGACCCGGGAGCGACCCCAGGCCCCGTCACCGTCCCGCCCGCGCAGGTCAGCGTCGCGGTCTACAACGGGTCGATGACCAAGGGCCTTGCCTCCAAGGTGACGACCGCGCTCGTGGGCAAGGGCTTCCAGGCGACGACCGCGGGCAACGCCGACGCCCTCACCTACACCACCTCGCGGGTGATCTACGGCACCGGACAGCAGCAGGCGGCGTGGACCGTGCAGGCGGCGGTTCCCGGCTCGATCGCCCGGCTGGACCCGTCCGTCAAGGGCATCCACCTGATCCTCGGCGCGCAGTACACCGGCGTGGTCACCCCAACCGCCGCGGGCAGCGGCAGCACCCCCGCGGCCGCGCCGACGACCCAGGCCCCGCAGGGCCCACCGGCACCGCCGAACTGCACCATTTAG
- a CDS encoding LCP family protein produces the protein MSTATTLRPPDRLPPELSPRNPRRRRSGLRRLSLVGCALLSVLVLAVSAGGWFLYNQFSSKVTHDSSWHPAGNRPAEVAGDENILLLGDDSRDGTGNEYGGKQVEGIRSDTTIIAHFDKNGTATLLSFPRDELIPVVPKVKGTPADGKDKLTNILTYAGVSGLTSTLESLTSLHIDHYVVIDLAGFKQVVDAVHGVTVCVTTMPDGSTTNLNDNYSQWHGHLGENTLNGDQALAFVRTRHALGDERLRILRQQQFLSKLLAKTTTAGTLTNPVTVTQMLGAVGGALTTDSGLNLVELADRASKLGSGKVKFITIPTHVPLPSEGASDDQGAMGYHGDVLLVNSDEMQQILAPLRPAPPQSAALASAPAVPPSQVTVARIVNASGRNGLATETKTGLTALGFGGLMTASTAATSQAATEVRYPPGQEGAAKALVAKIPGARAVADAAVSTTGVTIVIGSSFTGVTAASPAAGTTGATAPGAAAGGPAAVAPTTAAPGTGGVPANTACTP, from the coding sequence GTGAGCACAGCGACGACACTTCGGCCACCCGACCGTCTGCCTCCGGAGCTCAGTCCCCGGAACCCGCGCCGGCGCCGGTCAGGGCTGCGACGGCTCTCACTGGTCGGTTGCGCGCTGCTGTCCGTCCTGGTGCTCGCGGTCAGTGCCGGCGGCTGGTTCCTCTACAACCAGTTCAGCAGCAAGGTCACGCACGACTCGAGCTGGCACCCGGCCGGCAACCGCCCGGCCGAGGTCGCCGGCGACGAGAACATCCTGCTGCTCGGCGACGACAGCCGCGACGGCACCGGCAACGAGTACGGCGGCAAGCAGGTCGAGGGCATCCGGTCGGACACGACGATCATCGCCCACTTCGACAAGAACGGCACCGCGACGCTGCTGTCGTTCCCGCGCGACGAGCTGATCCCGGTGGTCCCGAAGGTCAAGGGCACGCCAGCCGACGGCAAGGACAAGCTGACCAACATCCTCACCTACGCGGGTGTGTCCGGCCTGACGTCGACGCTGGAAAGCCTGACCAGCCTGCACATCGACCACTACGTCGTCATCGACCTCGCCGGCTTCAAGCAGGTCGTGGACGCCGTCCACGGCGTCACGGTCTGTGTCACTACAATGCCGGATGGCAGCACGACCAACCTGAACGATAACTATTCGCAGTGGCACGGTCACCTAGGGGAGAACACGCTGAACGGTGACCAGGCGCTCGCCTTCGTCCGGACCCGCCACGCGCTGGGTGACGAACGGCTCCGGATTCTGCGCCAGCAGCAGTTCCTCTCCAAGCTGCTCGCCAAGACCACCACCGCGGGCACGCTGACCAACCCGGTGACGGTCACGCAGATGCTCGGCGCCGTCGGGGGCGCCCTGACCACCGACAGCGGCCTGAACCTGGTCGAGCTCGCCGACCGCGCCAGCAAGCTCGGCTCCGGCAAGGTCAAGTTCATCACCATCCCGACGCACGTGCCGCTGCCCAGCGAGGGCGCGAGCGACGACCAGGGCGCGATGGGCTATCACGGTGACGTGCTGCTGGTGAACTCCGACGAGATGCAGCAGATCCTCGCGCCGCTGCGCCCGGCGCCGCCGCAGAGCGCCGCCCTCGCGTCGGCGCCGGCGGTCCCGCCCAGCCAGGTGACGGTCGCCCGGATCGTGAACGCGTCCGGCCGCAACGGCCTGGCCACCGAGACGAAGACCGGCCTGACCGCGCTCGGCTTCGGCGGCCTGATGACCGCCAGCACCGCCGCCACGAGCCAGGCCGCGACCGAGGTCCGCTACCCGCCGGGCCAGGAGGGCGCCGCCAAGGCGCTCGTGGCGAAGATCCCCGGCGCGCGGGCCGTCGCCGACGCGGCAGTGTCCACCACCGGGGTCACGATCGTCATCGGTTCGTCGTTCACGGGCGTCACCGCCGCGTCGCCGGCCGCCGGCACCACCGGGGCGACCGCCCCCGGTGCCGCGGCGGGCGGCCCGGCGGCCGTCGCCCCGACCACCGCGGCACCGGGCACCGGCGGCGTCCCGGCCAACACCGCGTGCACGCCGTGA
- a CDS encoding TIGR03089 family protein, with translation MTDGAPRLTPVLTVLGLDGPPAGRPAYPGVAAALAARLRADGASPLVTFYDDATGERVELSGITLDNWVAKTANLLVDTLGLAPGDRVGVDLPVHWLTVVILLAAWSAGCEVLVALGPEQEGGEQEGAAEDDPDDEATGDVQALFVAESRVDTALGLGADEVVALSLRPFGARMAHPVAGVLDFAAEVPAHGDRFAAPSPPADQAALLARAGEVAAAAGIGAGDRLLSTAGPASVEGLLGSVLAPLVAGASVVLCRHLDANLDDAALARRITQEKVTMVCGTDRSVPAGVRELRLPDAARPSPAD, from the coding sequence GTGACGGACGGAGCGCCCCGGCTGACGCCGGTCCTCACGGTCCTCGGCCTCGACGGTCCGCCCGCCGGTCGCCCGGCCTATCCCGGGGTGGCGGCGGCACTGGCGGCCCGGCTGCGCGCCGACGGGGCGAGCCCGCTGGTGACCTTCTACGACGACGCGACCGGCGAACGGGTCGAGCTGTCCGGGATCACGCTGGACAACTGGGTGGCGAAGACGGCGAACCTGCTGGTGGACACGCTCGGCCTCGCCCCGGGCGACCGGGTCGGCGTGGATCTGCCGGTGCACTGGCTGACCGTCGTGATCCTGCTGGCCGCCTGGTCCGCCGGCTGCGAGGTGCTCGTCGCCCTCGGGCCCGAGCAGGAGGGTGGCGAGCAGGAAGGCGCGGCGGAGGACGACCCCGACGACGAGGCGACCGGCGACGTCCAGGCGCTGTTCGTCGCGGAGAGCCGGGTGGACACCGCACTCGGCCTGGGGGCGGACGAGGTCGTCGCGCTGTCGTTGCGCCCGTTCGGCGCCCGGATGGCGCACCCGGTCGCCGGCGTGCTCGACTTCGCCGCCGAGGTGCCCGCCCACGGCGACCGGTTCGCCGCGCCCTCGCCACCGGCCGACCAGGCCGCGCTGCTGGCCCGGGCCGGCGAGGTCGCGGCAGCGGCCGGGATCGGCGCGGGCGACCGGCTGCTGTCCACCGCCGGCCCGGCGAGCGTGGAGGGCCTGCTGGGCAGCGTGCTCGCGCCGCTGGTAGCCGGGGCCTCGGTGGTGCTGTGCCGCCATCTGGACGCCAACCTGGACGACGCCGCGCTCGCCCGGCGGATCACCCAGGAGAAGGTGACGATGGTCTGCGGCACCGACCGCAGCGTGCCGGCGGGCGTCCGAGAGCTCCGGCTGCCCGACGCGGCCCGGCCCTCGCCGGCGGACTGA
- a CDS encoding UDP-glucose dehydrogenase family protein produces MTRSSASASSSDDRPAVPTVAAETGPRIAVLGTGYLGATHAVCMAELGFTVIGYDVDAAKVARLAAGEVPIFEPGLEELLRKNLESGWLSFTTDIDGIAGWADVHFVCVGTPQRAGDGGADLRYVDAAVDQLIAAGLAPGALIVGKSTVPAGTAAGLAARISAAAPDVELAWNPEFLREGFAVEDTLRPDRLVFGVTPGGAAEARLRAVYTATIEAGTPVVVTDYATAELVKVAANAFLATKISFINAMAEICDVAGADVLELATAIGYDARIGNRFLRPGIGFGGGCLPKDIRAFQARATELGAGSSLAFLAEIDAVNLRARQRAVTLTRAALGGVVAGRRLGVLGAAFKPNSDDIRDSPALDIAAELAAEGAQVVVYDPAAIPNARLRYPSLTYATSVREAVKAADAVLVLTEWAEFRTLDPAALLPHVAGAVVVDGRHALDERRWREAGWAYHSLGRPSGAASQPGADDLTDDEAAA; encoded by the coding sequence GTGACCAGGTCCAGCGCGAGCGCATCGAGCTCGGACGATCGGCCCGCCGTGCCGACCGTCGCCGCCGAGACGGGACCGCGCATCGCGGTCCTCGGCACCGGCTACCTGGGCGCCACCCACGCCGTCTGCATGGCGGAGCTGGGCTTCACCGTCATCGGTTACGACGTCGACGCGGCCAAGGTGGCGCGGCTCGCGGCCGGCGAGGTGCCCATCTTCGAGCCGGGCCTCGAGGAGCTGCTGCGCAAGAACCTCGAGTCCGGCTGGCTGTCGTTCACGACCGACATCGACGGGATCGCCGGCTGGGCCGACGTGCACTTCGTCTGCGTCGGCACGCCGCAGCGGGCTGGCGACGGAGGCGCGGACCTGCGCTACGTCGACGCCGCCGTCGACCAGCTGATCGCGGCGGGGCTGGCGCCGGGCGCGCTGATCGTCGGCAAGTCGACCGTCCCGGCGGGCACGGCGGCCGGCCTCGCGGCCCGGATCAGCGCCGCGGCGCCCGATGTCGAGCTCGCCTGGAACCCGGAGTTCCTGCGCGAGGGCTTCGCCGTCGAGGACACCCTGCGGCCCGACCGGCTGGTGTTCGGCGTCACGCCGGGCGGTGCCGCCGAGGCGCGGCTGCGCGCGGTGTACACGGCGACGATCGAGGCGGGCACGCCGGTCGTCGTCACCGACTACGCCACCGCCGAACTGGTCAAGGTCGCCGCGAACGCGTTCCTCGCCACCAAGATCTCGTTCATCAACGCGATGGCGGAGATCTGCGACGTGGCCGGCGCCGACGTGCTGGAGCTGGCCACCGCGATCGGCTACGACGCCCGGATCGGCAACCGGTTCCTGCGGCCCGGCATCGGCTTCGGCGGTGGCTGCCTCCCCAAGGACATCCGCGCCTTCCAGGCCAGGGCGACCGAGCTGGGCGCCGGGTCGTCGCTGGCGTTCCTCGCCGAGATCGACGCGGTGAACCTGCGGGCCAGGCAGCGGGCGGTGACGCTGACCCGGGCGGCGCTGGGCGGCGTGGTCGCCGGCCGGCGCCTGGGCGTGCTCGGTGCCGCGTTCAAGCCGAACTCCGACGACATCCGCGACTCACCCGCGCTGGACATCGCGGCGGAGCTCGCCGCCGAGGGCGCCCAGGTCGTCGTCTACGACCCGGCCGCGATCCCGAACGCGCGGCTGCGCTACCCGTCACTGACCTACGCCACCTCGGTGCGGGAAGCTGTGAAGGCCGCGGACGCCGTGCTGGTGCTCACCGAGTGGGCCGAGTTCCGCACGCTGGACCCGGCTGCCCTGCTGCCCCACGTCGCCGGTGCCGTGGTCGTCGACGGCCGGCACGCGCTCGACGAGCGGCGCTGGCGCGAGGCGGGCTGGGCGTACCACAGCCTGGGCCGGCCGAGCGGCGCCGCCAGCCAGCCAGGCGCGGACGACCTCACCGACGACGAGGCCGCGGCCTGA
- a CDS encoding GtrA family protein — protein MKHRARPSRVQLLIREVGKFGVVGAVAYVVDFVVSNVCHVQFHMDWLLAKTISTVIAATVAYIGNRQWSFTHRARSGVRREYTIFFILNVIGLGIALGCLGFGEYVLHLKGALAFNVFGNVLGTGLGTVFRFWAYKRWVFLHPDHPRAVSGPDAPAPARVPEPAGR, from the coding sequence GTGAAGCATCGGGCGCGGCCCTCCCGGGTCCAGCTGCTCATCCGTGAGGTCGGCAAGTTCGGCGTCGTCGGTGCTGTCGCATATGTCGTCGACTTCGTCGTGTCGAACGTGTGCCACGTCCAGTTCCACATGGACTGGCTGCTCGCCAAGACGATTTCCACGGTCATTGCGGCGACGGTCGCGTACATCGGGAACCGCCAGTGGTCCTTCACCCACCGCGCGCGCAGTGGTGTTCGCCGTGAGTACACGATCTTCTTCATTCTCAATGTGATCGGCCTCGGCATCGCGCTCGGCTGCCTCGGCTTCGGCGAGTATGTGCTGCACCTGAAGGGCGCCCTCGCCTTCAATGTGTTCGGCAACGTGTTGGGAACCGGGCTGGGCACGGTGTTCCGCTTCTGGGCGTACAAGCGCTGGGTCTTCCTGCACCCGGACCACCCGCGCGCGGTCTCGGGCCCGGACGCCCCGGCTCCGGCCCGCGTCCCGGAGCCGGCCGGCCGCTGA
- a CDS encoding PH domain-containing protein produces MGFPEDILTDDEMVVLDLHPHWVRLVGPLACAVVVLLLAVLGVFFTPSGAAQQPLQYLILIIAVAALFWLSIRPWLRWVTTRYVITTERVLLRDGILTRSGHDIPLGRINDVGFRQTLFERLFSSGTLTIESAGERGQLSLTSVPDVEQVHLRLYELGEDLQGRASA; encoded by the coding sequence GTGGGTTTTCCCGAGGACATCCTGACCGACGACGAGATGGTCGTGCTGGACCTGCATCCACACTGGGTCCGGCTGGTGGGGCCGTTGGCCTGCGCGGTGGTGGTGCTTCTGCTCGCGGTGCTCGGGGTGTTCTTCACACCGAGTGGCGCGGCTCAGCAGCCGCTCCAGTACCTGATTCTGATCATTGCCGTGGCGGCGCTGTTCTGGCTGAGCATCCGGCCCTGGCTGCGCTGGGTCACCACCCGGTATGTGATCACTACCGAGCGGGTCCTGCTGCGGGACGGCATCCTGACCAGATCCGGCCACGACATCCCGCTGGGCCGGATCAACGACGTCGGCTTCCGACAGACCCTGTTCGAGCGCTTGTTCAGCTCAGGCACGCTGACGATCGAGAGCGCCGGTGAGCGCGGCCAGCTGAGCCTCACCAGCGTCCCGGACGTCGAGCAGGTGCACCTGCGCCTCTACGAGCTCGGCGAGGACCTGCAGGGCCGCGCGAGCGCCTGA
- a CDS encoding biotin--[acetyl-CoA-carboxylase] ligase, whose translation MSGGEDPLDGVVLAAVGEAAGLRVEVVAETGSTNADVAARARGGEAAGLVVAAERQRAGRGRLDRVWEAPPGVGLTVSLLARPATAAWPGPTPTAMLGWVPMVVGTALVGTLRSRYGVPAWLKWPNDVQVEGAKLAGILVELVPSPPGPPGLVIGFGLNVHTAAAELPPGATSLAVLAGDGIGALDEAGGLAATRTRLLAALLTDLARALAAFEADPVAARPAYREVCATLGLDVRVELPGGETVVGVATDVDPAGRLVVNGRAFSAADVVHLRPASGAR comes from the coding sequence GTGAGTGGTGGTGAGGACCCGTTGGATGGCGTGGTGCTGGCGGCGGTGGGGGAGGCTGCCGGGCTGCGGGTTGAGGTTGTTGCTGAGACTGGGTCGACCAATGCTGACGTGGCCGCTCGGGCGCGGGGCGGGGAGGCGGCGGGGCTTGTGGTTGCCGCCGAGCGGCAGCGGGCCGGGCGTGGGCGGCTGGACCGGGTCTGGGAGGCGCCGCCGGGGGTGGGGCTGACCGTGTCGTTGCTGGCGCGGCCGGCCACGGCTGCCTGGCCGGGTCCGACGCCGACGGCGATGTTGGGCTGGGTGCCCATGGTCGTCGGGACGGCGCTCGTCGGCACGCTGCGGTCCCGGTACGGGGTCCCAGCCTGGCTCAAATGGCCGAACGACGTCCAGGTCGAGGGCGCGAAGCTGGCCGGCATCCTCGTCGAGCTGGTGCCGAGCCCGCCCGGGCCACCCGGACTGGTCATCGGCTTCGGTCTGAACGTCCACACCGCCGCCGCGGAGCTGCCCCCGGGCGCCACCAGCCTCGCCGTGCTGGCCGGCGACGGGATCGGGGCCCTGGACGAGGCAGGCGGCCTGGCGGCGACCCGCACGCGGCTGTTGGCCGCGCTGCTGACCGACCTCGCGCGGGCGCTGGCGGCGTTCGAGGCGGATCCGGTCGCCGCTCGCCCGGCCTACCGGGAGGTGTGCGCGACGCTCGGCCTGGACGTCCGGGTCGAGTTGCCGGGCGGCGAGACCGTCGTGGGTGTCGCCACCGATGTCGACCCGGCCGGCCGGCTGGTCGTGAACGGCCGCGCGTTCAGCGCCGCCGACGTCGTTCACCTGCGTCCGGCGTCCGGCGCCCGGTAG
- a CDS encoding acyl-CoA carboxylase subunit beta: protein MALPAPSADPTPDPHTTAGKLAQLRRVNDDAVHAGSQRAVDAQHAKGKMTARERIEAFLDSGSFVETDAFMRHRARDFGVDKNRPYGDGVVTGYGTVDGRQVCVFSQDATVFGGSLGEVFGEKIVKIMDLAVRTGCPVIGINDSGGARIQEGVVALGLYGEIFYRNVLASGVVPQLSLIMGPCAGGAVYSPAITDFTLMVDKTSHMFITGPDVIKEVTGEDVGMEELGGAHTHNSKSGVAHFQATDETECFELAKALLSYLPPNNMDDAPIFDEVADLDAEVDPDLDTFIPDSANTPYDMHKVIEKILDDGDFLEVHAQFAMNIIVGFGRVDGRSVGVVANQPMQFAGTLDIDASEKAARFVRTCDAFNIPVLTFVDVPGFLPGTSQEWTGIIRRGAKLIYAYAEATVPKVTVITRKAYGGAYDVMGSKHLGADINLAWPTAEIAVMGARGAVNIIYRRELAGSDTPDARRAELIDDYNEHFATPYIAAERGYLDAVIQPSETRREVIRALRLLRNKRQTLPPKKHGNIPL, encoded by the coding sequence ATGGCACTTCCGGCGCCCTCGGCTGATCCCACGCCCGACCCGCACACAACCGCGGGCAAGCTCGCCCAGCTTCGTCGAGTGAACGACGATGCCGTCCACGCTGGCTCGCAGCGCGCGGTCGACGCGCAGCACGCCAAGGGCAAGATGACGGCCCGCGAGCGGATCGAGGCTTTCCTGGACTCGGGCTCGTTCGTCGAGACCGACGCGTTCATGCGCCACCGCGCGCGCGACTTCGGGGTCGACAAGAACCGGCCCTACGGCGACGGCGTCGTCACCGGCTACGGGACGGTCGACGGGCGCCAGGTGTGCGTGTTCAGCCAGGACGCCACGGTCTTCGGCGGCAGCCTGGGCGAGGTCTTCGGCGAGAAGATCGTCAAGATCATGGATCTGGCCGTGCGGACGGGCTGCCCGGTCATCGGTATCAACGACTCCGGCGGCGCCCGCATCCAGGAGGGCGTGGTCGCCCTCGGCCTGTACGGCGAGATCTTCTACCGGAACGTGCTGGCCAGCGGCGTCGTCCCGCAGCTTTCGCTGATCATGGGCCCGTGCGCCGGCGGTGCCGTCTACTCGCCGGCGATCACCGACTTCACCCTGATGGTCGACAAGACCAGCCACATGTTCATCACCGGTCCCGACGTCATCAAGGAAGTCACCGGCGAGGACGTCGGGATGGAGGAGCTCGGCGGCGCCCACACGCACAACTCGAAGAGCGGCGTCGCGCACTTCCAGGCCACCGACGAGACCGAGTGCTTCGAGCTCGCGAAGGCCCTGCTGTCGTACCTGCCGCCGAACAACATGGACGACGCGCCGATCTTCGACGAGGTCGCCGACCTGGACGCCGAGGTCGACCCCGACCTCGACACGTTCATCCCGGACTCGGCGAACACCCCGTACGACATGCACAAGGTGATCGAGAAGATCCTCGACGACGGGGACTTCCTCGAGGTGCACGCCCAGTTCGCGATGAACATCATCGTCGGCTTCGGCCGGGTCGACGGCCGCTCGGTCGGCGTCGTCGCCAACCAGCCGATGCAGTTCGCCGGCACGCTGGACATCGACGCGTCCGAGAAGGCCGCGCGTTTCGTCCGCACCTGCGACGCGTTCAACATCCCGGTGCTCACGTTCGTCGACGTCCCGGGCTTCCTCCCCGGCACCTCGCAGGAGTGGACCGGCATCATCCGGCGCGGCGCGAAGCTGATCTACGCCTACGCCGAGGCCACCGTGCCGAAGGTCACCGTGATCACGCGCAAGGCCTACGGCGGCGCGTACGACGTCATGGGGTCCAAGCACCTGGGCGCGGACATCAACCTCGCCTGGCCGACGGCCGAGATCGCCGTCATGGGCGCGCGCGGCGCCGTCAACATCATCTACCGGCGTGAGCTGGCCGGGTCCGATACGCCCGACGCCCGGCGCGCGGAGCTGATCGACGACTACAACGAGCACTTCGCGACGCCGTACATCGCGGCCGAGCGTGGCTACCTCGACGCGGTGATCCAGCCGTCCGAGACCCGGCGCGAGGTCATCCGCGCGCTGCGGCTGCTGCGCAACAAGCGTCAGACCCTGCCGCCGAAGAAGCACGGCAACATCCCGCTGTGA
- a CDS encoding acyl-CoA carboxylase epsilon subunit: MAESEPAEQRRPLLKLVRGDATPEEIAAIVAVLAAHAAANAGPAPRPARSVWADRGYAMRVGTAPGPSGWRNAGRVASMRSG; this comes from the coding sequence GTGGCGGAGAGCGAACCGGCCGAGCAGCGCCGGCCGCTGCTGAAGCTGGTGCGCGGCGACGCGACCCCGGAGGAGATCGCGGCCATCGTCGCGGTGCTGGCGGCGCACGCGGCCGCGAACGCCGGTCCGGCGCCGCGGCCGGCGCGGTCGGTCTGGGCCGACCGTGGGTACGCGATGCGGGTCGGCACGGCGCCCGGCCCCAGTGGCTGGCGTAACGCCGGCCGGGTGGCCAGCATGCGCAGCGGGTGA